A window of Ancylothrix sp. D3o genomic DNA:
CGGCAGCCATGCGTTACACGGAATGCCGTTTACAAACGCTGGCCAGCGACGCGATGTTACGAGACATCGACTCGGAAACCGTTGATTTTGCCGATAACTTTGACGGTTCCCAACAAGAGCCCGTTGTCTTGCCGGCCCGCATTCCCCAACTGTTGCTCAACGGTTCCTCTGGGATCGCCGTCGGGATGGCGACCAACATCCCCCCCCACAACCTCAGCGAACTGGTAGACGGTTTAGTGGCGGTGATCCACAACCCGGAAATTACCAACCAGCAGTTAATGCAGCACATTCCGGGCCCAGACTTCCCCACCGGCGGTTTAATTTTAGGCGTGGGCGGTATCCGTGATGCCTACACCACCGGACGCGGTTCGATCACCATGCGCGGCGTCGCCACTATCGAAACCGTTGAACACCGCAACCGGCCCGACCGCGAAGCAATCATCATCACTGAATTACCCTATCAAACCAACAAAGCGGCGTTAATTGAAAAAATTGCCGAAATGGTGAATGAAAAACGCCTGGAAGGTATTGCAGATATTCGGGATGAAAGTGACCGCGATGGAATGCGAATTGTCATCGAATTAAAACGCGATGCTTACCCCCGCGTGGTGCTGAATAACCTCTATAAGCAAACGCCTCTGCAAAGCAATTTTGGCGCAAATATGCTGGCGTTGGTGAATGCGGAACCCCAAACTCTAACCATTAAAGATTTCCTCACTGTTTTCTTAGATTTCCGGGTTGTAACGATTACCCGCCGCACCGAACATGAACTGAGAAAAGCTGAAGAAAGGGATCATTTATTGCAGGGTTTGTTAATTGCTCTGGCAAATTTGGATGCAATTATTCGCCTGATTCGCCATGCGGCTGATACGGCCACTGCTAAACAAGAATTAATAACCGATTACGGTCTTTCCGAACAACAAGCCGATGCAATTTTACAAATGCAATTGCGCCGGCTGACGGCTTTGGAAGCTGAGAAAATACGCAAAGAACACGAAGATTTGCAAGAGCAAATTGCTGATTTGCGCGATATTTTGGCACGGCGTGAACGGATTTTGCAAATTATTGAAAGCGAAGCGCTGGAGATTAAAACAAAATTTGCTACCCCCCGTCGAACTGAAATTCAGCACGCCGAAGGTGAGATAGATGAAACGGATTTAATTGCTAATGAAAAGGCTTTGATTTTGTTAACAGAACAAGGCTATATCAAGCGGATGCCGGTCAGCACTTTTGAGGCTCAAAACCGGGGCACTCGTGGCAAAGCCGGCAACAAAATGAAAGAGGATGATGGTGTTGAGCATTTCTTGACTTGTTGCGACCACGACACGGTTTTATTCTTTAGTGATCGGGGTGTTGTTTACTCGATTAGTGCTTATCAAATTCCGACCGGTTCACGGACTGCTCGCGGTACTGCTATTGTGCAGATGTTGCCAATTCCGGTAACAGAAAAAATTACCTCAATGGTGGCGGTTAGTCAGTTTAGCGAGGATGAGTATTTGATTATGCTCACGAAGGCCGGTTTTATTAAGAAAACTGTGCTTTCTGCTTTTAGCAATATCCGCGCTAATGGGTTAATTGCTATTTCTTTGGAAGAGGGCGATCAATTGCGTTGGGTACGCCTTGCGCGAGCCGAGGATAGTATTATTATCGGCACTCGTAAGGGTATGGCTATTCATTTTAAAGCTGATGGTGCTCAGTTGCGACCAACGGGACGCACGGCGCGGGGTGTTAAGTCCATGAAATTCGCCAAGGATGATGAATTGATTAGCATGGATATTTTGCCCGGCTCACTCATTGCTAACCTCGCTCAAACGTCGAATGAAGAGGCGGAAATTGAGGATGATGAAGAGATAGATGCTGTGGTGGAAGAAACGGAAACCAATGCTTTGGAAATAGAGGCTATTGGCGAAGAATCTGAAATCACAGAACAAGAAGCTGATTTGAATACTCAGCAGGGATTGTGGATTTTGGTGATTACTACCGGCGGCTATGGGAAACGTGTTCCTTTCTCGCAATTCCGCTTACAAAATCGGGCCGGTAAGGGGGTAATTGCTACTAAGTTTAAGTCTCGTCGCAGTGGCGATCAGTTAGCTGCTTTGCGGGTGGTAAATGAGGGCGATGAGTTGATGATGGTGACAAGTCGCGGGATTATTATTCGTCAAGCGGTTAATGCTATTTCTCCTCAATCTCGCAGCGGAACTGGTGTCCGGGTGCAGCGTTTGGATGAGGATGATGCTATTGCTGCTGTGGCTTTGGTTCCTCCTTCTAATGGTGAGGAGGAAGAGGTGGCAGAATAGGTTTTTTGCAAAAGTCTATAGCTTTTTTTATTAACCGCAGATGAACGCAGATAAACGCAGATAAATAGGATGAGTTTATGGGCTTTTGCAAGAGGTTTGATGATGTTTAAGTTGGGGAGTAAAAATGTAGGGATGTCTGTTTTTTACTTTTTACTTCCCTTTTTTGGGGGGGTTTTAATGGGAGTGACAACTTCGCCGGTGGAGGCTTGGCCGCTGGCTTGGGTTGCTCTTGTTCCTTTATGGGTTTGTGTGAAACGGCAGGCGGAAAAAGGGTGGAAGTTTTTTGTTTTGCTTCCTTTGCTTTGGGCTTTTGGTTATCATGGGGTGGCTTTGTTTTGGATTACTGGCATTCATCCGATGACTTGGATGGGTGTGCCTTGGTTGGCTAGTTTGGCTATTGCTTTTTTTTGCTGGGTTTTTATTACGTTTTGGGGGGCGGCTTTAGTTACATTTTGGGCTTTTTGTCTAAGGTTAATTGTTAAGAAAAAGCCTAAAGTTTCGGGTTGGTTGTGGGTGTTGACGGGGACGGCTTTATGGTGTTTTTTGGAGGCTGTTTGGAGTAGTGGCCCGCTTTGGTGGACTTCGCTTTCTTATACGCAAAGTCCGCATAATTTGCTGATTTTGCAGTTAGGAAAGATTGGGGGGCCCACTGCAATTACGGCGGCGATTGTTGCGGTTAATGGTTTGATTGCGGAAGGGTTGATGAAGTGGGATAAAAAAGCCAAGATGCGCCGTGATTTGGTGGTGGCGGGTGGTATTTTGGTTTTGCTACATTTGACTGGTTTGGGGATTTATTTGCAGCCGGTGGCAACACCGTCAGAAATGGCGTTGAAGGTGGGGATTATTCAAGGCAATATTCCGAATACGATTAAGCTTTTTGAGAAGGGTAAAAATCGGGCTATGGATAACTATACGAAGGGTTATCAAGAATTAGCTCTGAGGGGGGTAGATGCGGTTTTAACGCCTGAAGGTGCTTTGCCCTACTATTTTGATGATTTGAAAAATGCACCGATTTTTAAGGCGGTTTTAGATAAGAAAGTTGTGCTGTGGTTGGGGGCGTTTGGTGAACAGGGTTTAAGTTATACGAATAGTTTGTTTACGGTGATGGGAAATGGGGAGGCTTTTAGCCGGTATAATAAGGTTAAATTGGTTCCTTTGGGGGAATATATTCCTTTTGAAAATGTTTTAGGCAAGTTGATTGATCGGCTTTCTCCTTTGGATGCTCACATGGCGGCGGGAAGTTCAAATCAGGTGTTTGATACGCCGTTTGGTAGGGCGATTATGGGAATATGTTATGAGTCTGCTTTTGCGGAACATTTTCGCCGCCAAGCTGCTTTGGGTGGGCAGTTTATTTTGACTGCTTCTAATAATGCTCATTATGCGGAAACTATGCCGGCGCAACACCACGCACAGGATGTGATGCGGGCAATTGAAACTGATCGTTGGGCGGTAAGATCAACTAATACCGGCTATTCGGGTATTGTTGATCCTCATGGTAATACTATTTGGCTTTCTGGTATTAATAGTTTTGAGGTTCATTCTGATGTTATTTACCGCCGAAATAGTCAAACTTTGTATGTGCGGTGGGGCGATTGGTTGGTGCCGGTTTTGTTGGGTTTGGCGGGGATGGGGTGGATTTTTAACCGCAGATGTTAGGCGTAGCCTGCACTTCGTGCGTACGCGGATGAACGCTGATGTGCTATTTGAAACTGAATTTTTCAGGGTTGATGAAATTTTAACTAAAATTATTTCAGAAACCTCTTCTTACTTGCCGAAAACTATGTCAAAAAACCTCAACACAATTCTTGTTATCGACATCGAAGCAACTTGCTGGGAAACTGCACCCCCACCCAACGAAGAAAACGAAATTATAGAAATAGGAATTTGTACGCTGGATATCGCCTCTGGGAAGCCGGTTGATCGTCA
This region includes:
- the lnt gene encoding apolipoprotein N-acyltransferase, with amino-acid sequence MSLWAFARGLMMFKLGSKNVGMSVFYFLLPFFGGVLMGVTTSPVEAWPLAWVALVPLWVCVKRQAEKGWKFFVLLPLLWAFGYHGVALFWITGIHPMTWMGVPWLASLAIAFFCWVFITFWGAALVTFWAFCLRLIVKKKPKVSGWLWVLTGTALWCFLEAVWSSGPLWWTSLSYTQSPHNLLILQLGKIGGPTAITAAIVAVNGLIAEGLMKWDKKAKMRRDLVVAGGILVLLHLTGLGIYLQPVATPSEMALKVGIIQGNIPNTIKLFEKGKNRAMDNYTKGYQELALRGVDAVLTPEGALPYYFDDLKNAPIFKAVLDKKVVLWLGAFGEQGLSYTNSLFTVMGNGEAFSRYNKVKLVPLGEYIPFENVLGKLIDRLSPLDAHMAAGSSNQVFDTPFGRAIMGICYESAFAEHFRRQAALGGQFILTASNNAHYAETMPAQHHAQDVMRAIETDRWAVRSTNTGYSGIVDPHGNTIWLSGINSFEVHSDVIYRRNSQTLYVRWGDWLVPVLLGLAGMGWIFNRRC
- the gyrA gene encoding DNA gyrase subunit A; translation: MTYSSERIIPTDLRHEMQQSYLEYAMSVIVGRALPDARDGLKPVHRRILYAMHELGLSPDRPFRKCARVVGEVLGKYHPHGDTAVYDALVRMAQDFSMRSPLINGHGNFGSIDNDPPAAMRYTECRLQTLASDAMLRDIDSETVDFADNFDGSQQEPVVLPARIPQLLLNGSSGIAVGMATNIPPHNLSELVDGLVAVIHNPEITNQQLMQHIPGPDFPTGGLILGVGGIRDAYTTGRGSITMRGVATIETVEHRNRPDREAIIITELPYQTNKAALIEKIAEMVNEKRLEGIADIRDESDRDGMRIVIELKRDAYPRVVLNNLYKQTPLQSNFGANMLALVNAEPQTLTIKDFLTVFLDFRVVTITRRTEHELRKAEERDHLLQGLLIALANLDAIIRLIRHAADTATAKQELITDYGLSEQQADAILQMQLRRLTALEAEKIRKEHEDLQEQIADLRDILARRERILQIIESEALEIKTKFATPRRTEIQHAEGEIDETDLIANEKALILLTEQGYIKRMPVSTFEAQNRGTRGKAGNKMKEDDGVEHFLTCCDHDTVLFFSDRGVVYSISAYQIPTGSRTARGTAIVQMLPIPVTEKITSMVAVSQFSEDEYLIMLTKAGFIKKTVLSAFSNIRANGLIAISLEEGDQLRWVRLARAEDSIIIGTRKGMAIHFKADGAQLRPTGRTARGVKSMKFAKDDELISMDILPGSLIANLAQTSNEEAEIEDDEEIDAVVEETETNALEIEAIGEESEITEQEADLNTQQGLWILVITTGGYGKRVPFSQFRLQNRAGKGVIATKFKSRRSGDQLAALRVVNEGDELMMVTSRGIIIRQAVNAISPQSRSGTGVRVQRLDEDDAIAAVALVPPSNGEEEEVAE